In Gadus chalcogrammus isolate NIFS_2021 chromosome 1, NIFS_Gcha_1.0, whole genome shotgun sequence, one DNA window encodes the following:
- the LOC130390633 gene encoding uncharacterized protein LOC130390633, with product MRMWGIPSKCPQCSSKMNSSGIYRKLALDRKVMTFLKPRTSGNSSSYLQSVIAEGHSEEWARQTIRYLADCELHKKMATFVPSAAIYPPPPPFRPLPLAQWFETVHSNDILSHVEEMKGVITSTYGRILKMDSTKKLMATISSAEMKRHCRRRTRGVEEMRSSISGLLESVWELTDTTGLRLVSHDSMRHVWEVQQKHLECLQDPAGVALYTKVGTLQKGGKELDILRCGRGSSSLESFHRHQCAFIPGWRCNAVHMQMYMLEGISRWNMGRAKEAVDVEGASTLRSFDVRLMSHLNNLSQHVHGCALVPEFTLPGKPTGERIAVEYLLEQTNRGDLLAPSQASISEIPLPVLEEEEEEEEDDAISMPAISVPAFSVPAISVPAISVPAISMPAISMPAISMPASVTETSQCDSRGVPGWDAVDALAAYLLALNRTITALSAKEEADIVRLYAALHAMDRKPSRYKIVIIIITPKLNIHSME from the exons ATGAGGATGTGGGGGATCCCCTCAAAGTGCCCCCAGTGTTCCTCAAAGATGAACAGCTCCGGGATTTACCGGAAG CTGGCTCTGGATAGGAAAGTGATGACCTTCCTGAAGCCGAGGACCAGCGGGAACAGTTCCTCCTACCTCCAGTCTGTCATAGCGGAAGGTCACAGCGAGGAGTGGGCACGGCAGACCATCCGCTACCTGGCTGACTGCGAGCTGCACAAAAAGATGGCTACATTTGTCCCCTCTGCAGCCATataccctcctccaccacccttcaGGCCCCTTCCACTCGCCCAGTGGTTTGAGACAGTCCACTCCAACGACATCCTCAGCCAcgtggaggagatgaagggtgTGATCACTTCAACCTATGGGAGAATCCTGAAAATGGACTCCACAAAAAAG CTCATGGCCACCATCAGCTCAGCTGAAATGAAGAGGCACTGCAGGAGGAGGACGCGTGGAGTGGAGGAGATGCGGAGCAGTATTTCAGGGCTCCTGGAATCTGTGTGGGAGCTCACAGACACCACAGGGCTGCGTCTGGTGAGTCATGACAGCATGCGCCACGTGTGGGAAGTACAGCAGAAGCACCTGGAGTGCCTCCAAGACCCTGCAGGTGTTGCACTGTACACAAAGGTGGGGACACTCCAGAAGGGCGGCAAGGAGCTGGACATCCTTAGGTGTGGTAGGGGGTCCTCCTCCCTGGAGAGTTTCCACCGGCACCAGTGTGCTTTCATTCCAG GCTGGCGGTGCAATGCGGTGCACATGCAAATGTACATGCTGGAGGGTATATCAAGGTGGAACATGGGCCGGGCCAAGGAGGCAGTAGATGTGGAGGGGGCCTCCACCCTAAGAAGCTTCGATGTTCGGTTGATGTCCCACCTTAACAACCTAAGCCAGCATGTGCATGGTTGTGCTCTGGTGCCAGAGTTCACCCTTCCTGGGAAACCTACTG GCGAACGCATAGCCGTGGAATATTTATTGGAGCAGACCAATAGAGGCGACCTGCTGGCTCCATCACAGGCCTCCATCTCAGAAATCCCCTTgccggtgctggaggaggaggaggaggaggaggaggatgatgccATCAGCATGCCTGCCATCAGCGTGCCTGCCTTCAGCGTGCCTGCCATCAGCGTGCCTGCCATCAGCGTGCCTGCCATCAGCATGCCTGCCATCAGCATGCCTGCCATCAGCATGCCTGCCTCTGTCACAGAG ACCAGCCAATGTGATTCGAGGGGCGTTCCGGGGTGGGACGCAGTAGATGCCCTTGCTGCCTACCTACTCGCATTAAACCGCACCATAACGGCCTTGTCAGCCAAGGAGGAGGCGGACATAGTTCGCCTGTACGCGGCTTTACATGCGATGGATCGGAAACCTTCAAGGTACAaaatagtaattattattattacaccaAAATTAAACATACATTCCATGGAATGA
- the LOC130391786 gene encoding uncharacterized protein LOC130391786 isoform X1, whose protein sequence is MFLWAPMRMWSIPLKCTSCKRKMHHSGIYTKVREVIDVDSRYYLVGGDYPRCSKCMIPVCPWSSEILQQLDPSHRNKFTTQQALDRKCVTMLRPRTVGNSSSYSQQVLQEVHSEEWARRTIDYLTDCEVHKKSCVLTQSEPVYQQPPTFSRLPLAQWFETVHTNEVLGHLEELKGVITSTYGRILKLDSTKKITKKLAGGIENTATWMSNIGNELGQVLNSVLTTGEGAGLDDLCQGVVRRYRDAGESPVLTWFRPWTFTVRLDVFHFMRRFTNGLTTEHHPLYGTFCSKLSSFIFKWDKADIEKLQQAKRAELVKKHPGHNPTHSQVLASITSSELAKHCRRKT, encoded by the exons ATGTTCCTGTGGGCTCCAATGAGGATGTGGAGCATCCCTCTTAAATGCACATCGTGTAAAAGGAAGATGCACCACTCTGGCATTTACACAAAAGTGAGAGAGGTGATAGATGTGGACTCCAGATATTATCTGGTAGGTGGAGACTACCCAAGGTGCAGCAAATGCATGATCCCTGTCTGCCCTTGGAGTAGTGAGATCTTGCAGCAGCTGGATCCCTCCCACCGTAACAAGTTTACGACACAGCAGGCACTGGACAGGAAGTGTGTCACAATGTTGCGACCACGCACGGTAGGGAACAGCTCCAGCTACTCGCAACAGGTCTTGCAGGAGGTGCACAGCGAGGAGTGGGCGAGGCGTACTATCGACTACCTCACTGATTGTGAGGTCCATAAAAAGTCGTGCGTCCTCACCCAGTCCGAACCTGTATATCAACAGCCACCCACCTTCAGTCGTCTGCCCCTGGCTCAGTGGTTTGAAACCGTCCACACGAATGAGGTTCTTGGCCACCTGGAGGAGTTGAAAGGTGTTATAACATCAACTTATGGCAGAATCCTAAAGCTGGACTCCACCAAGAAG ATCACTAAAAAGCTGGCAGGTGGCATTGAGAACACGGCCACGTGGATGAGCAACATCGGCAACGAACTTGGCCAAGTTCTCAACTCAGTGCTGACCACTGGTGAGGGGGCTGGCCTTGATGACCTGTGCCAAGGCGTTGTCCGGAGGTACAGGGATGCTG GGGAGAGCCCAGTTCTCACTTGGTTTCGTCCATGGACCTTCACAGTGAGACTTGATGTGTTTCATTTCATGAGGCGTTTCACCAATGGCCTGACCACTGAGCACCATCCACTATATGGCACATTCTGCTCAAAACTTTCCAGCTTCATTTTCAAATGGGACAAAGCAGACATTGAAAAGTTGCAGCAGGCCAAGAGGGCAGAGCTGGTGAAAAAACACCCGGGTCACAATCCTACCCACAGCCAGGTGTTGGCGAGCATCACATCCAGCGAACTGGCTAAGCACTGCCGCAGGAAAACGTGA
- the LOC130391786 gene encoding uncharacterized protein LOC130391786 isoform X2, with protein sequence MFLWAPMRMWSIPLKCTSCKRKMHHSGIYTKVREVIDVDSRYYLVGGDYPRCSKCMIPVCPWSSEILQQLDPSHRNKFTTQQALDRKCVTMLRPRTVGNSSSYSQQVLQEVHSEEWARRTIDYLTDCEVHKKSCVLTQSEPVYQQPPTFSRLPLAQWFETVHTNEVLGHLEELKGVITSTYGRILKLDSTKKITKKLAGGIENTATWMSNIGNELGQVLNSVLTTGESPVLTWFRPWTFTVRLDVFHFMRRFTNGLTTEHHPLYGTFCSKLSSFIFKWDKADIEKLQQAKRAELVKKHPGHNPTHSQVLASITSSELAKHCRRKT encoded by the exons ATGTTCCTGTGGGCTCCAATGAGGATGTGGAGCATCCCTCTTAAATGCACATCGTGTAAAAGGAAGATGCACCACTCTGGCATTTACACAAAAGTGAGAGAGGTGATAGATGTGGACTCCAGATATTATCTGGTAGGTGGAGACTACCCAAGGTGCAGCAAATGCATGATCCCTGTCTGCCCTTGGAGTAGTGAGATCTTGCAGCAGCTGGATCCCTCCCACCGTAACAAGTTTACGACACAGCAGGCACTGGACAGGAAGTGTGTCACAATGTTGCGACCACGCACGGTAGGGAACAGCTCCAGCTACTCGCAACAGGTCTTGCAGGAGGTGCACAGCGAGGAGTGGGCGAGGCGTACTATCGACTACCTCACTGATTGTGAGGTCCATAAAAAGTCGTGCGTCCTCACCCAGTCCGAACCTGTATATCAACAGCCACCCACCTTCAGTCGTCTGCCCCTGGCTCAGTGGTTTGAAACCGTCCACACGAATGAGGTTCTTGGCCACCTGGAGGAGTTGAAAGGTGTTATAACATCAACTTATGGCAGAATCCTAAAGCTGGACTCCACCAAGAAG ATCACTAAAAAGCTGGCAGGTGGCATTGAGAACACGGCCACGTGGATGAGCAACATCGGCAACGAACTTGGCCAAGTTCTCAACTCAGTGCTGACCACTG GGGAGAGCCCAGTTCTCACTTGGTTTCGTCCATGGACCTTCACAGTGAGACTTGATGTGTTTCATTTCATGAGGCGTTTCACCAATGGCCTGACCACTGAGCACCATCCACTATATGGCACATTCTGCTCAAAACTTTCCAGCTTCATTTTCAAATGGGACAAAGCAGACATTGAAAAGTTGCAGCAGGCCAAGAGGGCAGAGCTGGTGAAAAAACACCCGGGTCACAATCCTACCCACAGCCAGGTGTTGGCGAGCATCACATCCAGCGAACTGGCTAAGCACTGCCGCAGGAAAACGTGA
- the LOC130391915 gene encoding actin nucleation-promoting factor WASL-like isoform X1, with protein sequence MQQSLLGCRIGRRGPTAILCFKGWSFLSRSTWPRNPSWRPWTYHLSLFHMGMQIWSFEEPDNREGEAVIRRRRRKTQVSSEDAGGDDALTVPFPSSSDLAYCEQRQHPAPVSQSQSWYPYQPPSAPASQSRGWSPYQLPPTPESQYQAWASYQRPPASHSQGWSGPSYQPPPPPPAAHFQSWSSNLPPPPPPAAHSQGSYQLPPVPDSPPQDGPSNQPDPASHNRYREWRLQKAAFEDQERAMRGEPPKKRQSKESYHYQCKMCGKAKSKLTGHTQLRGKWYCPASGKTIEEWKSSL encoded by the exons ATGCAACAGTCTCTTCTTG gCTGCAGGATCGGCAGAAGAGGGCCGACCGCGATTCTCTGCTTCAAGGGGTGGAGCTTCCTCAGCAGGTCCACGTGGCCGAGGAATCCCTCCTGGAGGCCCTGGACCTACCATCTGAGCCTGTTCCACATGGGCATGCAGATCTGGAGTTTCGAGGAACCTGACAACCGTGAGGGTGAGGCGGTGATTCGGCGACGCCGACGCAAAACTCAGGTTTCCAGCGAAGACGCTGGAGGAGATGATGCTTTGACTGTTCCTTTCCCCTCTTCATCTGACCTAGCCTATTGTGAGCAGCGTCAACACCCAGCCCCTGTGTCTCAATCACAGAGCTGGTACCCATACCAACCACCTTCAGCTCCAGCGTCTCAATCTCGTGGCTGGTCCCCATACCAGCTGCCTCCAACACCGGAGTCTCAGTATCAGGCCTGGGCCTCTTACCAACGGCctccagcctctcactctcagGGCTGGTCGGGGCCCTCATAccagccgccgccaccaccaccagcagcccaCTTTCAGAGCTGGTCCTCAAAcctgccgccaccaccacctccagcagctcACTCTCAGGGCTCTTACCAGCTGCCACCAGTGCCAGATTCTCCACCTCAGGACGGACCTTCTAACCAGCCAGATCCAGCGTCTCACAATCGCTACCGGGAATGGAGGTTACAAAAGGCAGCCTTTGAGGATCAGGAGCGAGCGATGAGGGGTGAGCCCCCGAAGAAGCGTCAAAGTAAGGAAAGCTACCACTACCAATGCAAAATGTGTGGTAAGGCGAAAAGCAAACTTACTGGCCACACACAGCTACGGGGGAAATGGTACTGTCCAGCATCTGGAAAGACCATTGAAGAGTGGAAAAGCTCCTTGTAA
- the LOC130391915 gene encoding uncharacterized protein LOC130391915 isoform X2 yields the protein MQQSLLGCRIGRRGPTAILCFKGWSFLSRSTWPRNPSWRPWTYHLSLFHMGMQIWSFEEPDNREAYCEQRQHPAPVSQSQSWYPYQPPSAPASQSRGWSPYQLPPTPESQYQAWASYQRPPASHSQGWSGPSYQPPPPPPAAHFQSWSSNLPPPPPPAAHSQGSYQLPPVPDSPPQDGPSNQPDPASHNRYREWRLQKAAFEDQERAMRGEPPKKRQSKESYHYQCKMCGKAKSKLTGHTQLRGKWYCPASGKTIEEWKSSL from the exons ATGCAACAGTCTCTTCTTG gCTGCAGGATCGGCAGAAGAGGGCCGACCGCGATTCTCTGCTTCAAGGGGTGGAGCTTCCTCAGCAGGTCCACGTGGCCGAGGAATCCCTCCTGGAGGCCCTGGACCTACCATCTGAGCCTGTTCCACATGGGCATGCAGATCTGGAGTTTCGAGGAACCTGACAACCGTGAGG CCTATTGTGAGCAGCGTCAACACCCAGCCCCTGTGTCTCAATCACAGAGCTGGTACCCATACCAACCACCTTCAGCTCCAGCGTCTCAATCTCGTGGCTGGTCCCCATACCAGCTGCCTCCAACACCGGAGTCTCAGTATCAGGCCTGGGCCTCTTACCAACGGCctccagcctctcactctcagGGCTGGTCGGGGCCCTCATAccagccgccgccaccaccaccagcagcccaCTTTCAGAGCTGGTCCTCAAAcctgccgccaccaccacctccagcagctcACTCTCAGGGCTCTTACCAGCTGCCACCAGTGCCAGATTCTCCACCTCAGGACGGACCTTCTAACCAGCCAGATCCAGCGTCTCACAATCGCTACCGGGAATGGAGGTTACAAAAGGCAGCCTTTGAGGATCAGGAGCGAGCGATGAGGGGTGAGCCCCCGAAGAAGCGTCAAAGTAAGGAAAGCTACCACTACCAATGCAAAATGTGTGGTAAGGCGAAAAGCAAACTTACTGGCCACACACAGCTACGGGGGAAATGGTACTGTCCAGCATCTGGAAAGACCATTGAAGAGTGGAAAAGCTCCTTGTAA